In the Candidatus Lernaella stagnicola genome, one interval contains:
- a CDS encoding formylglycine-generating enzyme family protein, whose translation MASTFFGACSDGGDGGNLDERGDAPAPSDDDEDETPTPPPVDDDDDSAGDDDDDDDDNNDDDNDDDDDNDDDTFDPDLTWIAIPAGTYEMGCTAGDAECNPDECPRHTVNISGFQITAHEITQAQYEEVTGENPSMFTAANGYDDCPDCPVEQVTWRDARNFCRSCGGRLPSEAEWEYAARAGTDNHYVCGDQWDCLADFAWFWENAGDQTHTVGLKGENPWGLYDVMGNVWEWVNDWYSTEYYDNTPLNDPPGPTDGWARVLRGGSWIYDTDTRMTVSDRFLQEPRTAFPYVGFRCVRN comes from the coding sequence ATGGCCTCAACATTTTTCGGTGCGTGCAGCGACGGAGGCGACGGCGGAAACCTCGACGAACGAGGCGACGCACCCGCTCCAAGCGACGATGACGAAGACGAAACCCCCACGCCGCCGCCGGTCGATGACGACGACGACAGCGCCGGAGATGACGACGACGACGACGACGATAACAATGACGACGACAATGACGACGATGACGATAACGATGACGACACCTTCGACCCCGACCTAACCTGGATCGCGATTCCCGCCGGCACGTATGAAATGGGCTGCACGGCGGGTGACGCCGAGTGCAACCCGGATGAATGCCCGCGCCACACCGTCAACATCTCCGGGTTTCAGATCACCGCGCACGAAATTACCCAGGCGCAGTACGAGGAAGTGACGGGCGAGAATCCCAGCATGTTCACCGCCGCCAACGGTTACGACGACTGCCCGGATTGTCCTGTCGAACAGGTGACGTGGCGCGACGCCCGCAATTTTTGCCGTAGTTGCGGCGGCCGGTTGCCCAGCGAAGCGGAATGGGAATACGCCGCCCGTGCCGGCACCGACAACCATTACGTGTGCGGCGACCAATGGGATTGTCTGGCCGACTTCGCGTGGTTCTGGGAAAACGCCGGCGACCAAACGCATACCGTCGGCCTCAAAGGCGAAAATCCGTGGGGCCTATACGACGTGATGGGCAACGTGTGGGAGTGGGTCAACGATTGGTACAGCACCGAGTATTACGACAACACGCCGCTCAACGATCCGCCGGGACCTACCGATGGCTGGGCGCGCGTGCTGCGCGGCGGCAGTTGGATTTACGATACGGACACCCGCATGACGGTGTCCGACCGCTTCCTGCAGGAACCCCGCACCGCGTTTCCCTACGTCGGCTTCCGCTGCGTGCGGAACTAA
- a CDS encoding SDR family NAD(P)-dependent oxidoreductase: MIDFTGKAAYISGGTSGIGLAMAEEIARRGGHCFLFSVDDQAKRDEALAAVERAQRSTDQRHAAIHLDVTDHLAVDRELRAAVEDFGTPFFLANCAGIGGAVYFEKLSYERFDKTIQTSLYGARNTCAVLLPAMKEHGGFVVNVSSMSGLVGLIGYAAYSAAKFGMVGMSDALRSEYKRYGIHVASLCPPQVDTPLWREANLTKPPEVVAVNSNSGLMQAHEIATAMIRGLERREAVIVPGTRAKFIHLMQRFLPGIRERMTDRMIRKAQSETPKS, from the coding sequence ATGATCGACTTCACGGGAAAAGCGGCATACATCAGTGGCGGCACCAGCGGTATCGGCCTGGCCATGGCCGAAGAAATCGCCCGCCGCGGCGGCCATTGTTTTCTATTTTCGGTGGATGACCAGGCCAAGCGCGACGAGGCGCTCGCGGCGGTGGAACGCGCGCAACGCTCTACCGATCAACGGCACGCGGCGATTCATCTCGACGTCACCGACCATCTGGCCGTGGACAGGGAACTACGCGCGGCGGTGGAGGATTTCGGCACGCCGTTTTTTCTGGCCAACTGCGCGGGTATCGGCGGCGCGGTGTATTTCGAGAAGTTGTCGTACGAACGTTTCGACAAAACGATCCAAACCAGCTTGTACGGCGCGCGAAACACCTGCGCGGTGCTGCTGCCCGCCATGAAGGAACACGGCGGTTTCGTGGTGAACGTTTCCTCGATGAGCGGGTTGGTGGGTTTGATCGGCTACGCGGCGTACAGCGCCGCCAAGTTCGGCATGGTCGGCATGTCCGACGCTTTGCGCAGCGAATACAAGCGCTACGGCATCCACGTCGCTTCGCTGTGTCCGCCCCAAGTCGATACGCCGCTTTGGCGCGAAGCGAACCTGACCAAGCCACCCGAAGTGGTGGCCGTCAACAGCAACTCCGGGCTGATGCAGGCCCACGAAATCGCCACGGCGATGATCCGCGGCTTGGAACGCCGCGAAGCTGTGATCGTTCCGGGGACACGGGCCAAATTCATCCACCTGATGCAGCGATTCCTGCCCGGTATTCGCGAGCGCATGACCGACCGTATGATCCGCAAGGCGCAGTCCGAGACGCCCAAAAGCTGA
- the asnA gene encoding aspartate--ammonia ligase, with the protein MADKKADLAGPGIGTYEEIEAVLPTDYEPLLGVKETQDALFAAKRYIEEGLCKELGLRMVQVPLIVDRDSGVNDYLDRDGSRGPIEFYISNDHEKNPIHAQVVQAATKWKRVALKMFGMEPGEGLCTDMKAVRKDYFLDHDHSAYVDQWDWEKTITADDRNVDYLKDAVRKIWKVLKGAEVFLFENFPKLKTDKYPEIPDELVFLHAEEILDRFPELPRKQRETAILQEFPAVFIIGIGWTLKDGYPHEMRAADYDDWVTPTTSASGDPMHGLNGDILVWNPITRRRHELSSMGVRVNAETLKRQLEITGQLDFLKYPYHRAIVNGEIPLSVGGGIGQSRTYMYLLRKAALGEVSVTVWPQVLRDMCAERNIHLLY; encoded by the coding sequence ATGGCTGACAAAAAAGCGGATTTGGCCGGCCCGGGTATCGGAACTTACGAAGAAATCGAAGCCGTTCTCCCGACCGACTATGAACCCCTGCTTGGCGTTAAGGAAACACAGGACGCCCTTTTCGCCGCCAAACGCTATATCGAGGAGGGCCTCTGCAAAGAGCTTGGCTTGCGCATGGTGCAGGTGCCGCTGATCGTCGATCGCGATAGCGGCGTCAACGATTACCTCGACCGCGACGGCTCCCGCGGCCCCATTGAGTTTTATATCTCCAACGACCATGAGAAGAACCCGATTCATGCCCAGGTCGTGCAAGCGGCCACGAAGTGGAAACGCGTCGCTCTGAAGATGTTCGGCATGGAGCCGGGCGAGGGTTTGTGCACCGATATGAAAGCCGTGCGCAAGGATTACTTCCTCGACCACGACCACAGCGCGTACGTGGACCAGTGGGACTGGGAAAAGACCATCACCGCCGATGACCGCAACGTCGACTATCTCAAGGACGCGGTGCGGAAGATTTGGAAGGTCCTCAAGGGCGCCGAAGTGTTCCTGTTCGAGAACTTCCCGAAACTGAAAACCGACAAATATCCGGAAATCCCCGATGAACTGGTTTTCCTGCACGCCGAGGAAATCCTCGACCGCTTTCCTGAATTACCGCGCAAACAGCGAGAAACGGCGATTCTCCAGGAGTTCCCGGCGGTCTTCATCATCGGCATCGGCTGGACGCTTAAAGACGGTTACCCGCACGAAATGCGCGCCGCCGACTACGACGACTGGGTCACGCCCACGACGTCGGCAAGCGGCGACCCCATGCACGGCCTCAACGGCGATATCCTGGTGTGGAACCCCATTACGCGCCGCCGCCATGAACTGTCTTCGATGGGCGTGCGCGTGAACGCCGAAACCTTGAAGCGGCAACTGGAAATCACCGGGCAACTCGATTTTCTCAAGTACCCGTACCATCGGGCCATCGTCAACGGCGAGATTCCGCTGAGCGTCGGCGGCGGTATCGGGCAGTCGCGCACCTACATGTACTTGCTGCGCAAGGCCGCGCTGGGCGAAGTGAGCGTCACCGTGTGGCCGCAAGTGCTGCGCGACATGTGCGCCGAGCGCAATATCCACCTGCTTTACTAG
- the serC gene encoding 3-phosphoserine/phosphohydroxythreonine transaminase, with protein sequence MTHIHNFFPGPGALPKQVIERVKADIPEFNGTGMSLFELSHRSPRYQEVHDDASARVRRLLDVPENFSVLWLQGGGSMQFAMVPMNLLGGDKSADYVTTGTWSQRAIREATTVGRAREAASSAPDNFNYVPKQLDLDPDAAYVHITANNTIQGTQYHQYPDTGDVPLVADMSSDLMWRPFDVSRFGIVYGGAHKNLGPAGVTIVMIRDDILERCRRDLPTLLSYHTHVKYNSMFNTPVTFAIYFVRYTLQWIEEQGGLVEMERRNRAKAKLLYETVDESGGFYRCPIKPEDRSVMNAVFNLPTPELENTFITQAEAHAMMGLRNLPMRPGCRVSMYNAVSLDSVQVLADFMKEFQRTHG encoded by the coding sequence ATGACCCATATTCACAACTTTTTTCCGGGCCCCGGCGCCCTGCCGAAGCAAGTTATTGAAAGAGTGAAAGCCGACATCCCCGAGTTCAACGGAACCGGCATGTCGTTGTTCGAATTGTCTCACCGGTCTCCGCGGTATCAGGAAGTCCACGACGACGCCTCAGCGCGGGTACGGCGGCTACTTGATGTGCCCGAAAACTTCAGCGTGTTGTGGCTGCAGGGCGGTGGCAGTATGCAGTTCGCGATGGTCCCGATGAACCTGCTCGGCGGCGATAAGAGTGCCGACTATGTGACCACCGGCACGTGGTCCCAACGCGCCATCCGCGAGGCGACGACTGTCGGGCGGGCGCGCGAAGCGGCTTCCTCGGCCCCGGATAATTTCAACTATGTGCCCAAGCAACTTGATCTGGACCCCGATGCCGCTTACGTGCACATCACCGCGAACAATACGATCCAAGGAACCCAGTATCACCAATACCCCGACACCGGTGACGTACCGCTGGTCGCCGACATGTCCTCGGATCTGATGTGGCGTCCTTTCGACGTGAGCCGCTTCGGTATCGTCTACGGCGGCGCGCACAAAAACCTCGGGCCCGCCGGCGTCACGATCGTGATGATTCGCGACGATATCCTCGAGCGCTGCCGGCGCGATCTACCGACGCTGCTGAGCTATCACACCCACGTCAAATACAACTCCATGTTCAACACGCCCGTCACGTTTGCCATTTACTTCGTGCGCTACACCCTGCAATGGATCGAAGAGCAGGGCGGCCTCGTGGAAATGGAACGGCGAAACCGCGCCAAGGCGAAACTGCTCTACGAAACGGTCGATGAATCCGGCGGCTTCTACCGGTGCCCCATTAAGCCGGAAGACCGCAGCGTCATGAACGCCGTGTTCAATCTCCCGACGCCTGAATTGGAAAACACGTTCATTACCCAGGCCGAGGCCCACGCTATGATGGGCTTGCGGAATCTGCCGATGAGGCCCGGTTGCCGCGTCTCCATGTACAACGCCGTGTCGCTTGATTCGGTCCAGGTGCTGGCCGATTTCATGAAAGAGTTTCAACGCACTCACGGCTAG
- a CDS encoding dodecin family protein produces MSTYKIVELVGSSVTSWEEAARTAVEKAGESLRDLRIAEVSAMDMKVEENKVVAFRVRVKISFKYED; encoded by the coding sequence ATGAGCACGTATAAAATCGTCGAACTTGTCGGCTCTTCTGTGACTTCGTGGGAGGAAGCGGCCCGCACCGCCGTGGAGAAGGCCGGGGAGTCGCTTCGCGATTTGCGCATCGCGGAGGTTAGCGCCATGGACATGAAGGTCGAAGAAAACAAGGTTGTCGCGTTTCGTGTCCGGGTGAAGATCTCGTTCAAATACGAAGACTGA
- a CDS encoding alpha/beta fold hydrolase — protein MKFNDPAWQHEFFTANAIRFHAVTEGAGPLALLLHGFPENWFSWRYQLRALARAGYRAVAVDMRGFNESEKPNGVAAYHADHLRRDVVGIIKALGGEPAHLIAHDWGGAVAWDVAAHHPDILRSLSILNAPHPRIFMRRLFRSPRQLRRSWYMFFFQIPWLPERLMRADIDTQFARAFRGWAIRKEMFPDEVIAAFAEPMKRPGALTAGLNYYRAAFRNFRSGRKAERSPNIAVPTQVIWGEDDRALGKELTEGMEHYVDAPYEIHFLPACSHWVQQEYPEETNALLIDFLTRNTPSD, from the coding sequence ATGAAATTCAACGACCCCGCTTGGCAGCACGAATTTTTCACGGCCAACGCCATCCGTTTTCATGCCGTGACCGAAGGCGCCGGTCCGCTCGCGTTGTTGCTGCACGGCTTTCCGGAAAACTGGTTTTCCTGGCGATACCAACTTCGCGCCTTAGCCCGCGCCGGTTACCGCGCCGTAGCCGTCGACATGCGGGGTTTCAACGAGAGCGAGAAGCCCAACGGTGTGGCGGCCTATCACGCCGACCATTTGCGTCGCGACGTGGTGGGCATCATCAAAGCGCTGGGCGGCGAGCCGGCACACCTGATCGCTCACGACTGGGGCGGTGCGGTGGCCTGGGACGTGGCCGCGCACCATCCGGACATACTGCGTTCGCTCTCGATTCTCAACGCGCCGCATCCGCGCATTTTCATGCGTCGTCTTTTTCGTAGTCCGCGCCAGTTACGACGGTCGTGGTACATGTTTTTCTTCCAGATCCCCTGGCTGCCCGAGCGGCTGATGCGCGCGGACATCGATACGCAATTCGCGCGGGCGTTCCGCGGGTGGGCGATTCGTAAAGAGATGTTTCCCGACGAAGTAATCGCCGCCTTCGCCGAGCCCATGAAGCGACCGGGAGCGCTTACGGCCGGCCTCAATTATTACCGCGCGGCTTTTCGCAATTTCCGGTCCGGACGCAAGGCGGAAAGGTCGCCCAACATCGCCGTTCCGACGCAGGTGATCTGGGGAGAAGACGATCGCGCCTTGGGCAAGGAGTTGACGGAGGGGATGGAACACTACGTGGACGCTCCGTACGAGATTCACTTCCTCCCCGCCTGTTCGCATTGGGTGCAACAAGAATATCCCGAGGAAACGAACGCTTTGCTGATCGATTTTCTCACACGGAATACGCCAAGCGATTAG
- a CDS encoding long-chain fatty acid--CoA ligase: MKFSSLPSMLAVRCGVRPDEESYRYKKDGHWISVTWRQAQAEIRHLALAFLDLGLKRGDKVCIMANTRREWDIADRAVTSFGGITVGIYQTLPADQAQYVAEHCEAKAAVVENQAQAEKLASLNIPHVIVMDSDEADASLLRFADLTAPHEAREQTWGAALDELSAALENEDPATYVYTSGTTGPPKGAVLTHGNLLSEAQLLSENLQVRDSDTGISWLPLAHVFQRVCSNAALWSGLITAYAESVEKLIDNLAEVRPTIFYGVPRIYEKAHAAITQRADSGGAARRRIFQWSVGVGRRISRLRQEKKVAPPLLRAQYFLARTLVFNRVKKVFGGRVRVVFCAGAPVAAPVLEFFHAADLLTLEGYGATETTAALTFNVEGAYKFGTVGKPFPGQEIKLAQDGEILVRGSLVFIGYFRDAEKTKAALSPEGWYATGDIGELDEEGFLKITDRKKDIIVTSGGKNIAPQNIENALKQSPYISQAMVCGDKRNFLTALVTLDADALRPWAAAHHLTADDWPALCRHDAVRSLLQAEIDAVNQRLARFETIKRFRIVPDEFAVEGGELTPTLKVKRRVVNKRYCDLIDGMYDD; the protein is encoded by the coding sequence GTGAAGTTTTCTTCGCTGCCGTCTATGCTCGCGGTTCGTTGCGGCGTCCGGCCGGACGAGGAATCCTATCGCTACAAAAAAGACGGGCACTGGATCTCGGTGACATGGCGGCAAGCGCAGGCTGAAATCCGTCACCTGGCCTTGGCGTTTCTCGATTTGGGTCTGAAACGCGGCGACAAAGTTTGCATCATGGCCAATACGAGGCGTGAGTGGGATATCGCCGACCGCGCGGTTACGTCCTTCGGCGGCATTACCGTCGGGATTTACCAAACTCTGCCGGCCGACCAGGCCCAGTACGTGGCCGAGCACTGCGAAGCCAAAGCCGCCGTCGTGGAAAACCAAGCACAGGCCGAGAAGCTCGCCTCGTTGAACATTCCGCACGTGATCGTGATGGACTCCGATGAAGCCGACGCTTCGTTGCTGCGTTTTGCCGATCTGACCGCGCCGCACGAAGCCCGCGAGCAAACCTGGGGCGCAGCATTGGACGAACTTTCCGCCGCGCTCGAAAACGAGGATCCTGCCACCTACGTCTACACTTCCGGCACGACCGGCCCGCCCAAGGGTGCCGTTTTAACGCACGGCAATTTGCTTTCCGAAGCGCAATTGCTAAGCGAGAATCTGCAGGTGCGCGATTCGGACACCGGCATATCCTGGCTGCCTCTGGCGCATGTGTTTCAGCGAGTGTGCTCGAACGCGGCGCTGTGGAGCGGTCTTATCACTGCCTATGCCGAAAGCGTCGAAAAACTAATCGATAACCTGGCGGAAGTGCGCCCGACGATTTTCTACGGCGTACCGCGAATTTACGAAAAGGCCCACGCGGCCATCACCCAACGGGCCGACTCCGGCGGGGCAGCGCGGCGGCGTATCTTCCAATGGAGCGTCGGCGTGGGGCGTCGCATCAGTCGCTTGCGCCAAGAAAAGAAGGTCGCACCGCCCTTGTTACGCGCGCAATATTTTCTCGCACGAACCCTCGTGTTCAACCGGGTCAAAAAGGTTTTTGGGGGCAGGGTGCGGGTGGTGTTTTGTGCGGGTGCGCCGGTGGCCGCGCCGGTCCTCGAATTTTTCCACGCGGCGGACCTTCTCACGCTGGAGGGCTACGGAGCCACGGAAACCACCGCGGCTCTCACCTTCAACGTGGAAGGCGCCTACAAATTCGGCACCGTCGGCAAGCCCTTTCCCGGTCAGGAAATCAAGTTGGCCCAAGACGGTGAAATCCTGGTGCGCGGCTCCCTGGTCTTTATCGGCTATTTCCGGGATGCGGAGAAAACGAAAGCGGCTTTGAGCCCCGAGGGGTGGTACGCCACGGGCGATATCGGCGAGTTGGATGAGGAAGGCTTCCTGAAAATCACCGACCGCAAAAAGGACATCATCGTCACCTCCGGCGGCAAGAACATCGCGCCGCAGAACATCGAAAACGCGCTGAAGCAAAGCCCCTATATCAGCCAGGCCATGGTGTGCGGAGATAAGCGAAACTTCTTGACGGCCCTAGTCACGCTGGACGCCGACGCCTTGCGCCCGTGGGCCGCCGCGCATCATTTGACCGCCGACGACTGGCCCGCATTGTGCCGCCACGACGCGGTTCGATCGCTGCTCCAAGCGGAAATCGACGCCGTCAACCAACGCCTCGCTCGCTTCGAAACGATCAAGCGCTTCCGGATCGTTCCCGACGAGTTCGCCGTCGAAGGCGGCGAGCTGACGCCGACCTTGAAGGTCAAGCGCCGCGTCGTGAACAAACGGTACTGCGACCTCATCGACGGAATGTACGACGATTAA
- a CDS encoding WYL domain-containing protein, with product MRGDKAIRLLKEMMYLTSRFGKSLVDIQEYLVEEGVHVHARTIRRDLAELEVAGLWVEVIKRDDGETVYRIEGDMRIDTKFNIREIAALIFSLKKMQTLQISPFGADLESVLDKILAQTPPRVAKIARELHYAFEPLETQFKSYLLPADESKVMTLTESIYTRHALHFVYANIRGDAKEYDVWPMKMVQFRGSLYVYVCRPGEAEKPFVCAVDRIRSIHKLEDRYTENDLRKASTRISQMRERAFGLVDDGVLKHYRIHIAKRLARYIAERTWHSSQEITTREDGSILLEFTASGAYEVEAWIRYLGDAVIKVRSEDVESDTLGDQSATD from the coding sequence ATGCGCGGCGATAAAGCAATTCGTTTGCTCAAGGAAATGATGTACCTCACCTCCCGCTTCGGGAAGAGCCTGGTGGACATCCAGGAATACCTGGTCGAGGAGGGCGTCCACGTTCATGCACGCACAATTCGTCGTGATCTCGCCGAGTTGGAGGTGGCCGGTCTGTGGGTGGAGGTCATCAAGCGCGACGATGGCGAGACGGTCTACCGCATCGAAGGCGATATGCGGATCGACACGAAATTCAATATTCGGGAAATCGCGGCACTGATTTTTTCGTTGAAAAAGATGCAAACGCTGCAAATTTCGCCATTTGGGGCTGATTTGGAGTCCGTTTTGGACAAGATTCTCGCCCAAACGCCGCCGCGAGTCGCAAAAATCGCGCGGGAATTGCACTATGCCTTCGAGCCCTTGGAAACGCAGTTCAAAAGCTATCTGCTCCCGGCCGATGAGTCGAAGGTGATGACCCTAACCGAGTCGATCTACACCCGTCACGCCTTGCACTTTGTTTATGCGAACATCCGGGGCGACGCGAAGGAATACGACGTGTGGCCCATGAAAATGGTGCAATTCCGAGGCAGTTTGTACGTCTACGTGTGTCGGCCCGGCGAGGCGGAAAAGCCCTTCGTGTGCGCGGTCGACCGAATTCGCAGCATCCACAAACTTGAGGACCGCTACACCGAAAACGATCTGCGGAAGGCTTCGACAAGAATTTCTCAGATGCGCGAGCGAGCGTTTGGACTGGTGGACGACGGCGTGCTCAAGCATTACCGCATCCACATTGCGAAGCGCCTGGCGCGTTACATTGCCGAGCGGACGTGGCACTCGTCGCAGGAAATCACGACGCGGGAGGACGGCTCGATCTTGCTCGAATTCACCGCGTCGGGGGCGTACGAGGTGGAGGCGTGGATACGATATTTAGGTGACGCCGTCATAAAAGTACGGTCTGAAGACGTAGAATCAGACACATTGGGAGACCAATCGGCGACGGACTAG
- a CDS encoding biopolymer transporter ExbD: protein MKRIIEDEELNLQDLIFILLFFFIIAQTLIVFKVQKDLIVPPKVDTETEIEVEDDKQVVTLIIDRESNIAALVESREDLLAGFADEEQWEEYCKPILGREMYLASEREDAHKKIDKRLRELISEAGFKEPIVGLIADHRARYGTIFQVNLAVQQLIKDKMIDPSIKWKVLISKKGQTLEEEVEKMQQQLLQNGDK, encoded by the coding sequence ATGAAACGAATTATCGAAGACGAAGAGCTCAACCTGCAGGACCTGATTTTCATCCTGCTGTTCTTCTTCATCATCGCCCAGACCTTGATCGTATTTAAGGTCCAGAAAGACCTGATCGTCCCGCCGAAGGTCGATACGGAAACTGAAATCGAGGTCGAGGACGACAAGCAGGTCGTCACCTTGATCATCGACCGCGAATCCAACATCGCCGCCCTGGTCGAAAGCCGCGAAGATCTCCTGGCCGGCTTTGCCGACGAAGAGCAGTGGGAGGAATACTGCAAACCCATCCTGGGTCGCGAAATGTATTTGGCTTCCGAGCGGGAGGACGCCCACAAGAAAATCGACAAGCGACTACGCGAACTCATCAGCGAGGCCGGCTTCAAGGAACCCATCGTCGGGTTGATCGCCGACCACCGCGCCCGCTATGGCACCATCTTCCAGGTCAACCTCGCGGTGCAGCAATTGATCAAGGACAAGATGATCGACCCGTCGATCAAGTGGAAAGTTTTGATCTCGAAAAAGGGCCAGACCCTCGAGGAAGAAGTCGAAAAAATGCAGCAGCAATTGCTGCAAAACGGTGACAAATGA
- a CDS encoding MotA/TolQ/ExbB proton channel family protein: MSQSDTSLSKRIKQPNVIVIAALIVVLLVIALMSPAILESKVLAAKFKPMVGAAGRVCVFLLYAMTIILLVNYVYYGVFLLNRRNFYSESQRRGLVKVLANPEARADIQVFRNKSDPLTVESNILTEIVAAMLPNALKQQFMLEQYFKAKIENYMNRFAGPINTITTLSGLGPIVGFLGTLLGLILAFAVSAEAIQTEGQMSPDTFSELQYSIMIAIMTSVFGVVIKILGSILRQALLAKVDKINDEISTIPIESMYSN, encoded by the coding sequence ATGTCACAGTCCGATACGAGTCTCTCGAAGCGAATAAAACAACCGAACGTGATCGTGATCGCCGCGCTGATTGTCGTGCTGCTGGTCATCGCGCTGATGAGCCCGGCGATTCTTGAAAGCAAAGTGTTGGCCGCCAAGTTCAAGCCAATGGTCGGCGCCGCCGGTCGAGTCTGCGTGTTCCTCCTGTACGCCATGACGATCATCCTTTTGGTCAACTACGTGTACTACGGCGTCTTTCTACTTAACCGACGAAACTTTTACAGCGAATCCCAACGGCGGGGTTTGGTAAAAGTGCTTGCCAATCCCGAGGCTCGCGCCGACATCCAGGTGTTTCGCAATAAATCGGATCCACTCACCGTGGAGAGCAATATTCTCACGGAGATTGTGGCGGCGATGCTGCCCAATGCGCTCAAGCAGCAATTCATGCTCGAGCAATACTTCAAGGCCAAGATCGAAAACTACATGAACCGCTTTGCCGGACCGATCAACACGATCACCACGCTCTCGGGCCTCGGGCCGATCGTCGGTTTTCTCGGCACCCTGCTGGGGCTGATCCTGGCCTTCGCCGTTTCCGCCGAGGCGATTCAAACCGAGGGGCAAATGAGTCCCGACACCTTCAGCGAACTGCAGTACTCGATCATGATCGCCATCATGACCTCGGTCTTCGGCGTGGTAATCAAGATTTTGGGTTCCATCCTGCGACAGGCGTTGCTGGCCAAGGTTGATAAGATCAACGACGAAATTTCCACGATTCCCATCGAATCCATGTACAGCAACTAG